In a single window of the Coffea eugenioides isolate CCC68of chromosome 3, Ceug_1.0, whole genome shotgun sequence genome:
- the LOC113766277 gene encoding ATP-dependent DNA helicase PIF1-like encodes MGKSIKQYELPALPTDSANKVRAREIEDEMSIQTPFEDHMLESKLNPEQQVAFSKILQKINSKESGMFFVDGPGGTGKTFLYRALLAHLRGRKMIALATATSGVAAALLPGGRTAHSRFKIPINVNEASFCNVTVQSGTAKLLRKADLIIWDEAPMAKRSAKETLNRTMQDVMETNLDFGGKVVVFGGDFQQVLPVVPKATKEETIEASLVKSELWKKMEILTLTRNMRAEGDPYFSDFLLQVGNGDEHTSKDDMIRIPGQLLLKYDKEDIPEQCLINKIFPCLQENAHSVQYIAERAILAAKNDTVDMLNNKLIDQFPGTKHTFLSFDAAEDDTKNYYQEEFLNSSNPNGLPPHKLELKENAPIMLLRNLDPSNGLCNGTRMICRHFQHNVIHAEITAGQHKGVHVLLPRIPLSPAENEGYPFKFKRKQYHIRLCFAMSINKSQGQTIPHVGIYLPQPIFSHGQLYVALSRGTSMANTKILVTPACPTQTCATFTKNIVYKEVLQYQR; translated from the coding sequence ATGGGAAAAAGTATTAAACAATATGAGCTTCCAGCACTACCAACTGATTCTGCGAATAAGGTACGTGCAAGagaaattgaagatgaaatgTCTATTCAAACCCCATTTGAGGATCACATGTTAGAGTCAAAGCTAAATCCTGAGCAACAGGTagctttttcaaaaatattgcagaaaataaattcaaaagaaaGTGGCATGTTCTTTGTGGATGGCCCTGGAGGAACAGGGAAGACATTTCTCTATCGTGCTCTATTAGCACACTTAAGAGGGAGAAAAATGATTGCACTAGCAACAGCAACCTCAGGCGTAGCTGCAGCATTATTGCCTGGAGGAAGGACTGCACATTCGCGATTCAAGATTCCAATTAATGTAAATGAAGCTAGCTTTTGCAATGTAACAGTGCAAAGTGGTACAGCAAAGTTGTTGCGTAAAGCAGATTTAATTATTTGGGATGAGGCCCCAATGGCAAAGCGTTCTGCAAAAGAAACTCTAAACAGAACAATGCAGGACGTAATGGAAACCaatctggattttggaggaaaAGTGGTTGTTTTTGGGGGAGACTTTCAACAAGTCCTACCAGTTGTACCAAAAGCAACTAAAGAAGAGACTATAGAAGCCAGCCTTGTGAAGTCAGAATTgtggaaaaaaatggaaatattGACGCTGACAAGAAACATGCGAGCTGAAGGGGATCCTTATTTTTCTGACTTTCTCCTACAGGTTGGAAATGGAGATGAACACACCAGCAAGGATGACATGATACGAATCCCAGGTCAATTATTGCTCAAGTATGACAAAGAAGACATACCAGAACAATGCTTGATCAATAAAATCTTTCCATGTCTACAAGAAAATGCACATTCCGTTCAGTACATTGCAGAAAGAGCGATATTGGCAGCAAAGAATGATACGGTAGACATGTTGAATAACAAGTTAATTGATCAGTTTCCAGGTACGAAACACACTTTTCTTAGTTTTGATGCAGCTGAGGATGATACCAAAAATTACTATCAAGAGGAATTTCTCAATTCTTCGAACCCGAATGGTTTGCCACCACATAAGTTAGAATTGAAGGAAAATGCACCAATTATGCTCTTAAGAAATCTAGATCCATCAAATGGTTTATGCAACGGGACAAGAATGATATGCAGACATTTTCAACATAATGTCATCCATGCAGAGATTACAGCAGGCCAACATAAAGGGGTTCATGTTCTTTTGCCCCGCATACCTCTTTCTCCAGCAGAGAATGAAGGCTATCCATTCAAGTTCAAGAGGAAACAATATCATATACGACTATGCTTTGCAATGAGCATCAACAAATCACAAGGCCAGACCATTCCCCATGTCGGCATTTATTTGCCACAACCCATTTTTTCACATGGTCAATTGTACGTGGCTCTATCAAGAGGAACGTCAATGGCAAACACAAAGATTTTGGTGACGCCAGCTTGTCCCACACAGACATGTGCTACCTTTACCAAAAATATTGTCTACAAAGAAGTACTCCAATATCAGAGGTAA
- the LOC113766278 gene encoding uncharacterized protein LOC113766278, which translates to MCAEDGYPLYRRRFDHQKVHVRKATLDNRWVVPYNPYLLTRYNCHINVEICSGIKAVKYLYKVAVYIAHPDGEAMVDEIQLFQDARWVSAQEAIWRIFEFNLNEMSPAVINLQVHLPGKQCVTYWKNQNLKNLLQWDHVSKTMLTEFFNFNRRNQENKRYLYKEFPEHYVWDKKDRCWNKRKKGEVIGRINGANPAEGERYYLRLLLNHVRGPQSYGDLLTVDGVRCSTFKESAQKRGILESDNSIFDCMNEAVAFKMPHALRRLFATLLVYCQPTNVRKLWDNYFQPMAEDYRRNG; encoded by the coding sequence ATGTGTGCTGAAGATGGATATCCACTTTATAGGAGGAGGTTTGACCATCAAAAAGTACATGTTCGGAAGGCTACATTGGATAATAGATGGGTGGTTCCTTACAACCCATATCTTTTGACAAGGTACAATTGCCATATCAATGTGGAAATATGTTCTGGTATAAAAGCAGTTAAATACCTTTACAAAGTTGCCGTGTACATAGCACACCCTGATGGTGAGGCTATGGTAGATGAAATTCAACTCTTTCAAGATGCAAGATGGGTTTCAGCTCAAGAAGCTATCTGGAGAATTTTCGAATTCAATCTTAATGAGATGTCCCCAGCAGTCATCAATTTGCAAGTGCATCTCCCTGGGAAGCAATGTGTGACTTATTGGAAGAATCAAAATCTGAAAAACCTTCTCCAATGGGACCACGTGTCGAAGACAATGCTCACTGAATTCTTTAATTTCAATCGAAGGAACCAAGAAAACAAGCGTTATTTGTATAAAGAATTCCCAGAGCATTATGTTTGGGACAAAAAGGACCGATGTtggaacaaaaggaaaaaaggtgAGGTCATTGGTAGAATAAATGGAGCAAATCCAGCAGAAGGAGAGAGGTACTACTTAAGGTTATTACTGAACCATGTAAGAGGACCGCAATCATATGGGGACCTGCTAACAGTGGATGGAGTACGGTGTTCAACTTTTAAAGAATCTGCTCAAAAAAGAGGCATTTTGGAATCAGACAATAGCATTTTTGATTGCATGAATGAAGCTGTTGCTTTTAAGATGCCACATGCACTTCGCCGATTGTTTGCTACTCTTTTGGTATATTGTCAACCAACAAATGTGAGAAAATTGTGGGATAATTACTTTCAACCAATGGCTGAAGATTATAGAAGGAATGGTTAG